One genomic segment of Ricinus communis isolate WT05 ecotype wild-type chromosome 5, ASM1957865v1, whole genome shotgun sequence includes these proteins:
- the LOC8287405 gene encoding ubiquitin-conjugating enzyme E2 4, with amino-acid sequence MSSPSKRREMDLMKLMMSDYKVEMVNDGMQEFYVEFNGPKDSPYQGGLWRIRVELPDAYPYKSPSIGFINKIYHPNVDEMSGSVCLDVINQTWSPMFDLVNVFEVFLPQLLLYPNPSDPLNGEAAALMMRDRTAYEQRVKEYCEKYAKPEDVGIKPEEKSSDEELSDDDYGSEDEQVAGKADP; translated from the exons ATGTCTTCTCCAAGCAAACGCAGGGAGATGGATTTGATGAAACt GATGATGAGTGATTATAAGGTGGAGATGGTCAATGATGGCATGCAAGAATTCTATGTTGAATTCAATGGACCAAAAGACA GTCCTTATCAGGGAGGCTTGTGGAGGATAAGAGTAGAACTGCCAGATGCTTATCCTTATAAATCTCCTTCTATTGGCTTTATCAACAAGATCTATCATCCAAATGTTGATGAAAT GTCAGGTTCAGTTTGTTTAGACGTTATCAACCAAACTTGGAGCCCCATGTTTG ATCTGGTAAAtgtatttgaagtgtttcttcCTCAGCTCCTTTTGTATCCAAATCCATCTGATCCATTGAATGGAGAAGCTGCTGCTCTTATGATGCGCGATCGCACTGCTTATGAACAAAGGGTGAAAG AATACTGTGAGAAGTATGCGAAACCAGAGGATGTTGGGATAAAACCAGAAGAAAAATCAAGTGATGAGGAGCTGAGTGATGATGATTATGGCTCTGAGGATGAGCAAGTTGCTGGCAAAGCTGATCCTTAA
- the LOC112536496 gene encoding uncharacterized protein LOC112536496 yields the protein MENRSVDVTYEYNSYTLLGVLHDTGTEFTLDDDTVGEEWNAGTSSITFSFTHDNFLRCYIIDRISKNILHERCDLTLQEWINHLKRETINPIARYPIPHRQGPTIPNHTANYVPNEYRKLIKSMVTFLVDIHDAGYSTAGFGMPNIVIKNEVVKFWKVQFITASMGSKNNDFICLHRVVESLFSGEQHLHLPREMQHFLDLLISGTQSEDEYLISRHVAIMSHDERVSFFTDCWERQHSLPKNQQGCYKRATRGLGRNQNWTGRISDTSLGPLYDCYDYHTRTNGGFDDRSGNKERINRELIKCWRHLGTHLREKGKTYGYAFNDRDIDVMVMHVFADKIAQFQKLLWTNDGILTEFRSGE from the exons ATGGAGAACAGATCGGTTGATGTAACATATGAATATAATTCATACACTCTCTTAGGAGTGTTGCATGACACTGGGACTGAGTTTACTCTAGACGATGACACTGTTGGAGAAGAATGGAATGCCGGTACAAGTAGTATTACCTTCAGCTTCACACATGATAATTTTCTGAGATGTTATATTATAGACAGAATTTCGAAAAATATCCTTCATGAAAGATGTGATTTAACATTACAAGAATGGATTAACCATTTAAAACGTGAAACGATCAATCCTATTGCACGATATCCCATCCCACATCGTCAAGGACCTACTATCCCAAACCATACGGCAAATTACGTTCCCAATGAGTACAGGAAGCTGATCAAATCAATGGTGACTTTTCTTGTTGATATTCATGATGCTGGATATTCTACCGCTGGGTTTGGCATGCCCAacattgtaataaaaaatgaagtaGTGAAGTTCTGGAAAGTCCAATTCATTACAGCGTCGATGGGATCGAAGAATAATGATTTCATTTGTCTGCACCGAGTTGTGGAATCTCTGTTCTCAGGCGAACAacatcttcatcttcctcgGGAAATGCAGCACTTTTTGGATCTTCTTATTTCTGGTACTCAAAG TGAAGATGAATACTTAATCTCAAGACATGTTGCAATCATGTCACATGACGAAAGAGTATCATTCTTCACTGATTGCTGGGAAAGACAGCATTCATTACCGAAGAACCAGCAAGGCTGTTATAAGCGTGCAACCAGAGGTTTAGGTAGAAATCAAAATTGGACTGGACGAATTTCCGACACTTCACTTGGTCCTCTATACGATTGCTACGACTATCATACAAGAACAAATGGAGGATTTGATGATCGAAGCGGTAATAAGGAGAGAATCAAtagagaattaattaaatgctGGCGGCACTTGGGAACTCatttaagagaaaaaggaaaaact TATGGATATGCATTTAATGACCGGGATATCGACGTGATGGTTATGCACGTATTTGCGGACAAAATAGCACAGTTTCAAAAACTACTATGGACGAATGATGGTATTCTAACAGAATTCAG GTCAGGTGAGTAA